Proteins from a single region of Thermoanaerobaculales bacterium:
- a CDS encoding sigma 54-interacting transcriptional regulator has protein sequence MTRTHTPEDHLFRLRGEVDGKAVELVLGEGDNVLGSAAECALVLSAREVSRRHAVVRVGGRGASVEDLDSKNGTFVNGVRVRQAFLKDGDWLQLGPVVLALDAVPADDVALGIPLTPAGQGAKISAPASDTTTGFGMARQAPAPWSEALAAFGRCVLGSTEPDIPGALGALAAALDTGPVALLSCRGGEETLVRRVIGDASGLAAALPAGTLVASLAARTTNGGVASAFLDGDPALVVAGRAADGHWPAVLVVGGRAATPDLRPVLETALRMLDHAHPGDDGFDLPAGRGTLAMLAFPVGHVICPSPAMQAVYRQLELLLAGRMPVLVTGETGVGKEHVVRILHASSDRADGPLEVVNCAAIPSELLEAELFGIEEGIATGVKAREGCFRRANGGIVFLDEIGDMPPALQAKLLRTLQDGEVHPVGARRPARTDVRVVTATNTDLEERMRGGSFRRDLYYRIAGCRVHVPALRERRADIPPLVAHFLERSVAETGRRVRGISVAALAALSRGGWPGNVRELENEVRRLVQLCPDGRAIESDMVAPSIASSPPAASPQPAASDDLNLQRHVAELESTLVRQALDRSGGNLSAAARLLGVSRNGLVMKMQRLGIDR, from the coding sequence GTGACGCGCACCCACACCCCTGAGGACCATCTCTTCCGTCTCCGCGGTGAGGTCGACGGCAAGGCCGTGGAGCTCGTGCTCGGCGAGGGCGACAACGTCCTCGGATCAGCGGCCGAGTGCGCGCTCGTCCTGTCCGCGCGCGAGGTCTCCCGCCGTCACGCCGTCGTGCGAGTGGGCGGCCGCGGCGCGTCGGTCGAGGACCTCGACAGCAAGAACGGCACCTTCGTCAACGGCGTTCGGGTCCGCCAGGCCTTTCTCAAGGACGGTGACTGGCTGCAGCTCGGGCCGGTCGTGCTGGCACTGGACGCGGTTCCCGCCGACGACGTGGCGCTCGGCATCCCGCTCACCCCGGCCGGTCAGGGAGCAAAGATCAGCGCGCCGGCGAGCGACACCACCACCGGCTTCGGCATGGCGCGGCAGGCGCCGGCACCGTGGTCGGAGGCCCTTGCCGCGTTCGGGCGTTGCGTGCTCGGATCGACCGAGCCTGACATCCCCGGCGCGCTCGGCGCCCTCGCGGCCGCCCTCGACACTGGACCGGTAGCGCTGCTGTCCTGCCGGGGCGGCGAGGAAACGCTGGTCCGACGCGTGATCGGTGACGCCTCCGGGCTCGCTGCCGCGCTGCCGGCTGGGACCCTGGTCGCGTCGCTCGCTGCGCGAACCACGAACGGCGGCGTCGCGAGCGCCTTCCTCGACGGTGATCCTGCGCTCGTGGTCGCGGGCCGCGCGGCCGACGGGCATTGGCCGGCGGTGCTGGTGGTCGGCGGCCGCGCCGCGACCCCGGACCTGCGGCCGGTGCTCGAGACCGCGCTGCGGATGCTCGACCACGCCCATCCGGGCGACGACGGCTTCGACCTCCCCGCGGGACGGGGGACGCTGGCGATGCTCGCCTTCCCGGTCGGTCACGTCATCTGCCCCTCGCCGGCGATGCAGGCCGTCTACCGCCAGCTCGAGCTGCTGCTTGCCGGCCGCATGCCGGTGCTGGTCACCGGTGAGACCGGTGTCGGCAAGGAGCACGTGGTCCGCATCCTGCACGCCTCGTCGGACCGCGCCGACGGGCCCCTCGAGGTCGTCAACTGCGCCGCCATTCCCTCGGAGCTGCTCGAGGCCGAGCTGTTCGGCATCGAGGAGGGGATCGCGACCGGCGTCAAGGCCCGCGAGGGCTGCTTCCGCCGCGCCAACGGCGGCATCGTCTTTCTCGACGAGATCGGCGACATGCCGCCCGCGCTCCAGGCAAAGCTGCTCCGCACCCTCCAGGACGGCGAGGTCCATCCGGTCGGCGCCCGGCGGCCCGCGCGGACTGACGTCCGGGTGGTGACCGCCACCAACACCGACCTCGAGGAGCGGATGCGCGGCGGGAGCTTCCGCCGCGACCTCTATTACCGGATCGCGGGCTGCCGGGTCCACGTTCCGGCGCTGCGCGAGCGCCGGGCGGACATCCCGCCCCTGGTGGCGCACTTCCTCGAGCGCTCCGTCGCGGAGACTGGGCGACGGGTGCGCGGCATCTCGGTCGCGGCCCTTGCCGCGCTGTCGCGCGGCGGCTGGCCGGGCAACGTGCGCGAGCTCGAGAACGAGGTCCGGCGCTTGGTCCAGCTCTGCCCGGACGGCCGAGCCATCGAGAGCGACATGGTGGCGCCGTCGATCGCGTCTTCGCCGCCGGCGGCCTCGCCTCAGCCTGCTGCGTCCGATGACCTTAACCTGCAGCGCCACGTCGCCGAGCTGGAGTCGACGCTCGTCCGCCAGGCCCTCGACCGCAGCGGCGGCAACCTCTCCGCGGCCGCCCGCCTGCTCGGCGTGTCCCGAAACGGCCTGGTGATGAAGATGCAGCGCCTCGGCATCGACCGGTAG
- a CDS encoding fibronectin type III domain-containing protein gives MRFTLDCARLAACVVFAMSATPTVNSQQGTAPQGRVLMRIELESRTYDLGDPIGFRAVITNRNSEPLSGCELTIHATSSIGLDLTWTEQDLYISDEYVYPFGLDYVVTNERIRVSAVLLCDSDEDGDRHTSDSTFEVHEEAGSLKLYPATVPVHQWIVFQAYQGLQDPEIRSEMSSYLETSAASPLYMGSEGVVIPGSWDDDEDAPSSMATALIEGAWEEDNGDHVQIPAINYEFPARSAQHFWNPALGWDAGLDWVWMNFDVCDYLLTHYQIPCMSALDKAQDLFGRARTAYLGSTAEAYYWLGRTAHLLSDMAVPAHTLNDTHVPGFPFYDPDNYEVFTEQPDDDYRFNFRAVTNGIQDPMASYWGDTPTSFDPDLTDLFFSLADNGNNFDSDDVNGEGGAYPPSEPTYWVGGGVFRLARNTIPLGNTVVSVEYRDFLGNLIRGLADHEDYEVVDNECESSIYYYETFISGAVIPPNFVRVLYSDGSWDDFNLLGAPPAGIWDEPLQCIYLEQLESRAIGYTTLLFELFWDRTHAPDVPVLSAPETAIAGTPYVVSWTSTNPNDRYELQEANEPSFTTATTWQVVGTSKSFAHAVSSPTTYFYRVRAREDIPGGATLFSEWSNVDSTLIASAVGSVVASASPNPVNVDLPSTISVTVTDGAGQPVPAGTDVTFSTTYPGFFSGNNCGGVCYSPWTTQTDSNGETWLRFTSEFPGIANITITALDHSTILPIEILDPSANMNVQVTVGFTYGTSTYSRYDVGVVLTDDQGLPVPYQTVDFGFSPQSSGSWQYGIDSCSTSAGGSCDVVLIITVEGEITVLATAGQASGTTTFYAYIGEPSSTPLVPLHTFTLNYDSFGVDFSPDGTTLVAAGDNRDLRAWNTSDWSQKWAVTMQENNLDQVSISPTNTYVAVAADDGVEVRHLSDGSFYCLNGNADGTSVLAHWTSNTSYAETSWEKVYRHTSVCATGTQIATMPADHGFEEPSHLDYCPSRGWIAACTDEGTMFVWNTSGGLITQQGVAPGSNAYDTDFSSDCSKIAAVGTGAVKVFNTSTWASTSYSAQALGTDKWAVKFIDNDTKLAVGGLDKIEILDVVGGSSFAIGDVDFRAVEMAWNPTTEELAVATESGKVHVFRPLVPPDTLSPLINITYPQNGMITDEPSLTTNGRVTDQTGVSVFTINGVSVTPDGEGYFTHTLSLVEGANTITYFAEDPLDHASTELRTVTLVVDHIPPVISNTSVTPLSGYAGTVFHIQSTVIDGDTGVASVTATIRDSASAIVASVPMTHAGSNVYVCTADSTGAEPDVYTIDITAVDSSPQANQQTEYWVAVFEVLAPDITPPAISNTAVTPLSGVPGTVFSIQTTVADASGIASVTATVRKVGGGFSQALPMALVGGGVYGVPFVSTPAPVGSYVVDITAVDSSPNSNQQTVMAAAAFEIVMPLPGAFSKVAPANGATNQPTSLSLTWSTSTDATSYEYCIDTSSNSTCDASWNNVGNVTSATLSGLVAGTTYSWQVRAVNGQGNTQANGGTWWTFTTQALPGVFSKVTPANGASNQPTSLTLTWGTSTDATSYEYCIDTSNNSACDASWSNVGNVTSAVPGGLVVGTTYSWQVRAVNAQGNTQANGGTWWTFTTLDTQPDLPFADGFESGDTSAWSATVP, from the coding sequence ATGAGATTCACCCTCGACTGTGCGCGCCTGGCGGCGTGCGTTGTTTTTGCGATGTCGGCAACCCCCACCGTGAACTCGCAGCAGGGAACCGCTCCCCAAGGCAGGGTCCTGATGAGGATCGAGCTTGAATCTCGCACATACGATCTTGGAGATCCGATTGGGTTTCGTGCAGTCATCACCAATCGCAACTCAGAACCCCTGTCTGGGTGCGAGCTCACGATCCATGCGACCTCCAGTATTGGATTGGATCTAACGTGGACTGAGCAAGACTTGTACATCTCAGACGAGTACGTCTATCCGTTTGGCCTTGACTATGTTGTGACGAACGAGCGGATACGGGTCTCAGCAGTCCTTCTGTGCGACAGCGATGAAGACGGAGATCGGCATACCTCAGATTCGACGTTTGAAGTCCATGAAGAGGCAGGGTCGCTCAAGCTCTACCCCGCAACTGTTCCGGTTCATCAGTGGATCGTGTTTCAGGCATACCAAGGCCTCCAGGATCCAGAGATCCGATCCGAAATGAGTAGCTACTTGGAGACGTCGGCAGCGTCACCGCTGTACATGGGGTCAGAAGGAGTCGTCATCCCGGGTTCTTGGGACGATGATGAGGATGCTCCCTCTTCCATGGCCACAGCGCTGATCGAGGGGGCGTGGGAAGAGGACAACGGCGACCACGTTCAGATCCCCGCCATTAATTACGAATTTCCGGCAAGGAGCGCACAGCATTTTTGGAATCCGGCCCTTGGTTGGGATGCTGGTTTGGACTGGGTTTGGATGAATTTCGACGTGTGCGATTATCTGCTGACGCATTACCAAATACCCTGCATGAGTGCACTCGATAAGGCGCAGGACCTCTTCGGGCGCGCAAGAACCGCCTATCTGGGTTCGACGGCGGAAGCGTACTACTGGCTGGGAAGGACGGCGCATCTTCTGTCAGACATGGCAGTCCCCGCTCATACCCTCAACGATACACACGTTCCGGGCTTCCCGTTTTACGATCCAGACAACTACGAAGTATTCACAGAACAACCAGACGACGATTACAGATTCAATTTCCGGGCGGTGACAAACGGTATTCAAGACCCGATGGCATCGTACTGGGGCGACACCCCAACCTCCTTTGACCCCGATCTCACCGATTTGTTCTTCAGCCTTGCGGACAACGGGAACAACTTTGACAGTGATGATGTGAATGGGGAAGGTGGCGCGTATCCGCCATCAGAACCGACGTACTGGGTGGGCGGTGGTGTGTTTCGACTCGCGCGTAACACAATTCCCCTAGGGAATACCGTGGTGAGTGTGGAGTATCGCGACTTCCTCGGGAACCTAATCAGAGGTCTGGCGGATCACGAAGACTACGAGGTCGTCGATAACGAATGCGAGTCTAGCATCTACTATTATGAGACCTTCATCAGCGGTGCGGTCATTCCGCCGAATTTCGTCAGGGTCCTTTACTCAGACGGTAGTTGGGACGACTTCAATCTGTTGGGGGCGCCGCCCGCTGGGATTTGGGACGAGCCTCTGCAGTGCATCTATCTTGAGCAGCTGGAGTCTCGGGCAATAGGCTATACGACCTTGCTCTTCGAGCTGTTCTGGGACAGGACGCACGCGCCTGATGTGCCCGTTTTGAGCGCGCCAGAGACCGCGATCGCGGGGACGCCCTACGTTGTGAGTTGGACGTCGACCAATCCGAACGACAGATACGAACTTCAGGAGGCGAACGAACCGTCCTTTACGACGGCAACGACGTGGCAGGTCGTCGGAACCAGCAAGAGCTTTGCACATGCGGTGTCTAGCCCAACGACCTACTTCTATCGAGTCAGAGCCAGAGAGGATATTCCTGGGGGGGCAACTCTGTTCTCGGAATGGTCAAACGTCGACAGCACGCTAATAGCGTCGGCAGTCGGTTCAGTCGTGGCAAGCGCCAGCCCCAACCCCGTAAACGTCGACCTCCCATCGACGATTTCTGTGACGGTCACCGACGGCGCCGGCCAGCCGGTTCCTGCTGGAACCGACGTTACGTTCTCGACGACGTACCCGGGGTTTTTCTCCGGAAACAACTGCGGTGGTGTTTGCTACAGCCCATGGACGACGCAGACAGATTCAAACGGGGAGACGTGGCTGCGCTTCACGTCTGAGTTCCCGGGCATCGCGAATATCACCATCACCGCCTTGGATCACTCAACGATTCTGCCCATTGAGATTCTCGATCCCAGCGCGAACATGAATGTGCAGGTCACCGTTGGCTTTACTTACGGGACCTCCACATACTCGAGGTACGACGTCGGTGTGGTGCTGACGGACGACCAAGGCCTTCCAGTTCCCTACCAGACTGTGGATTTCGGTTTTTCACCCCAGTCGTCAGGCTCCTGGCAATACGGCATCGACAGCTGTTCAACGAGTGCTGGCGGCTCCTGTGACGTGGTGCTCATCATCACAGTGGAGGGCGAGATCACAGTCTTGGCGACAGCTGGCCAAGCTTCCGGCACGACGACGTTCTACGCCTACATCGGAGAGCCGAGCAGTACGCCCCTTGTGCCACTACACACCTTCACTTTGAATTATGACTCCTTTGGAGTGGACTTCTCTCCTGATGGAACAACGCTGGTGGCTGCGGGCGATAACCGAGATCTAAGGGCGTGGAACACCTCGGACTGGTCCCAAAAGTGGGCAGTCACAATGCAAGAGAACAACCTCGACCAGGTCTCAATCAGCCCAACGAACACGTATGTGGCGGTGGCTGCCGACGATGGTGTTGAGGTGCGCCACCTCAGCGACGGGTCTTTCTATTGCTTGAATGGTAACGCGGATGGAACAAGCGTGCTCGCCCATTGGACCTCAAACACGTCGTATGCCGAGACTTCGTGGGAGAAGGTGTACAGGCACACTTCGGTTTGTGCCACTGGAACTCAGATCGCTACGATGCCTGCCGATCACGGCTTCGAGGAACCAAGCCACCTGGACTACTGCCCATCGAGGGGTTGGATCGCGGCCTGCACTGACGAAGGAACGATGTTTGTGTGGAACACGAGTGGCGGTCTGATTACTCAACAGGGTGTCGCGCCCGGCTCAAACGCTTACGACACCGACTTTTCGTCCGACTGCTCCAAGATCGCTGCCGTTGGGACCGGCGCGGTCAAGGTGTTTAACACGTCGACGTGGGCATCCACCTCGTACTCCGCACAAGCTCTTGGTACGGACAAGTGGGCCGTGAAGTTCATAGACAACGACACGAAGCTCGCGGTCGGAGGTTTGGACAAGATCGAGATCCTCGACGTGGTTGGCGGTTCGAGCTTTGCGATCGGTGATGTCGACTTCCGCGCGGTCGAGATGGCGTGGAATCCAACTACTGAGGAGCTTGCGGTTGCGACCGAATCCGGGAAGGTTCACGTGTTCCGGCCCCTCGTACCGCCTGATACTCTTTCGCCGCTCATCAATATTACATACCCACAGAATGGGATGATCACCGACGAACCGAGCCTCACGACGAACGGGCGGGTGACTGATCAGACCGGAGTTTCGGTCTTCACCATCAATGGCGTCTCCGTGACTCCAGACGGGGAAGGCTACTTCACGCACACGCTGTCCCTGGTTGAGGGCGCGAACACAATCACCTACTTCGCCGAGGACCCTCTTGACCACGCATCCACCGAACTGCGAACAGTCACGCTGGTAGTCGATCACATTCCCCCTGTGATTTCGAACACGTCAGTCACGCCGCTATCCGGTTACGCGGGGACTGTCTTTCACATCCAGTCGACGGTGATCGACGGCGACACAGGTGTCGCGAGTGTCACCGCGACGATTCGCGACAGCGCCTCAGCAATTGTCGCCAGCGTCCCAATGACTCATGCGGGATCCAATGTCTATGTCTGCACGGCCGACTCCACCGGAGCCGAACCGGACGTGTACACCATCGACATTACCGCTGTGGACTCGAGCCCGCAGGCTAATCAGCAAACGGAATATTGGGTCGCCGTGTTCGAAGTGTTGGCGCCCGACATTACTCCTCCAGCGATATCAAACACGGCGGTCACACCTTTGTCCGGCGTGCCTGGAACGGTGTTCTCGATCCAGACCACAGTGGCCGACGCATCGGGCATTGCGAGTGTGACGGCGACGGTCCGCAAGGTGGGAGGCGGGTTCAGTCAGGCGCTGCCGATGGCTTTGGTTGGAGGCGGTGTGTACGGGGTCCCCTTCGTCTCCACACCAGCCCCGGTGGGGAGCTATGTGGTGGACATCACGGCAGTTGATTCGAGTCCGAACTCGAACCAGCAGACGGTCATGGCAGCTGCGGCGTTTGAGATAGTCATGCCGCTGCCGGGCGCCTTCAGCAAGGTGGCGCCGGCCAATGGAGCCACCAACCAGCCCACGAGCCTCTCGCTGACCTGGAGCACGAGCACCGATGCCACGAGCTACGAGTACTGCATCGACACGAGCAGCAACAGCACCTGCGACGCCTCGTGGAACAACGTCGGTAACGTCACGAGCGCCACGCTCAGCGGGCTCGTCGCCGGCACCACCTATTCGTGGCAGGTGCGCGCGGTGAACGGGCAGGGGAACACGCAGGCGAACGGAGGCACGTGGTGGACCTTCACGACTCAGGCGCTGCCGGGAGTGTTCAGCAAGGTGACACCCGCCAATGGGGCCAGCAACCAGCCCACCAGCCTCACCCTGACGTGGGGCACGAGCACTGACGCCACCAGCTACGAGTACTGCATCGACACCAGCAACAACAGTGCATGCGACGCTTCGTGGAGCAACGTCGGCAACGTCACGAGCGCAGTGCCCGGCGGGCTGGTCGTAGGAACCACGTACTCGTGGCAGGTGCGGGCGGTGAACGCTCAGGGCAATACCCAGGCGAACGGTGGGACATGGTGGACCTTCACCACCCTAGACACCCAGCCCGATCTGCCGTTCGCCGACGGGTTCGAGTCAGGCGACACCTCGGCGTGGTCGGCGACGGTGCCGTAG
- a CDS encoding type II toxin-antitoxin system PemK/MazF family toxin — translation MARRLSRGDIWMYEFEAPDKRRPVVILSRQAVIPLLRTVMVAPITSAVHGVPSEVLVGPEHGLKRASAINLDHVQTVDKQRLRLFVDHLGAGVMAEVCRALAAATGCL, via the coding sequence GTGGCCAGACGACTGAGCCGCGGCGACATCTGGATGTACGAGTTCGAGGCGCCCGACAAGCGGCGTCCGGTCGTCATCCTCAGCCGCCAGGCGGTCATCCCGCTCCTGAGGACAGTGATGGTCGCGCCGATCACCTCCGCGGTTCACGGGGTCCCGAGCGAGGTGCTGGTCGGACCCGAGCACGGGCTCAAGCGCGCGTCCGCGATCAACCTCGACCACGTGCAGACCGTCGACAAGCAGCGCTTGAGGCTGTTTGTTGACCACCTCGGGGCCGGGGTCATGGCCGAAGTCTGCCGCGCCCTCGCGGCGGCCACCGGGTGCTTGTAG
- a CDS encoding acyl-CoA dehydrogenase family protein, whose protein sequence is MRRLEDLDLYRIDDLLDDDERRVRGAVREWVDARVLPHIEQWAWDCHFPAELVAEMGSLDLLGAPYHEYGLPGLNAVAYGLINQELERGDSALRSFVSVQTSLVMYPILQWGSQEQKDRWIPALGRGEAIGCFGLTEPDFGSNPGGMRTRAERDGVGWVLNGEKAWITNGSIADVAVVWARTPDGVRGFLVERGSEGFSTVEHKGKYSLRASITSQLVFQDCRIPANALMPGTDGLKNTLMCLTQARYGIAWGALGSAMATFGAALDYASTRVQFKGRPIASHQLQQDKLVWMYNEIVKGQLLVVQLGRLKDQGKLTPEAVSLAKRNNVWIARECARLAREIHGANGIVNEYPIMRHLMNLETVWTYEGTHDIHTLVLGQYLTGIPAFDPPTE, encoded by the coding sequence ATGCGACGCTTGGAAGACCTCGACCTGTACCGGATCGACGACCTGCTCGACGACGACGAGCGTCGGGTGCGCGGCGCGGTCCGCGAGTGGGTCGATGCCCGCGTGCTCCCCCACATCGAGCAGTGGGCCTGGGACTGCCACTTCCCGGCCGAGCTGGTGGCCGAGATGGGCAGCCTCGACCTGCTCGGCGCGCCGTACCACGAGTACGGGCTGCCTGGGCTCAACGCCGTCGCCTACGGCCTCATCAACCAGGAGCTCGAGCGCGGCGACTCGGCCCTGCGCTCCTTCGTTTCGGTGCAGACCAGCCTGGTGATGTACCCGATCCTGCAGTGGGGCAGCCAGGAGCAGAAGGACCGCTGGATCCCGGCGCTCGGCCGCGGCGAGGCGATCGGCTGCTTCGGCCTCACCGAGCCCGACTTCGGCTCGAACCCGGGCGGCATGCGCACCCGCGCCGAGCGCGACGGCGTAGGCTGGGTGCTCAACGGCGAGAAGGCCTGGATCACCAACGGCTCGATCGCCGACGTCGCGGTGGTGTGGGCGCGCACGCCGGACGGCGTCCGCGGCTTCCTCGTCGAGCGCGGCAGCGAGGGCTTCTCCACCGTCGAGCACAAGGGCAAGTACTCGCTGCGCGCCTCGATCACCTCGCAGCTCGTCTTCCAGGACTGCCGGATCCCGGCGAACGCCCTGATGCCGGGCACCGACGGTCTCAAGAACACCCTGATGTGCCTCACCCAGGCCCGCTACGGCATCGCCTGGGGCGCGCTCGGCTCGGCCATGGCGACCTTCGGGGCCGCCCTCGACTACGCGTCGACGCGGGTCCAGTTCAAGGGCCGGCCGATCGCCTCGCACCAGCTCCAGCAGGACAAGCTGGTCTGGATGTACAACGAGATCGTGAAGGGCCAGCTGCTCGTGGTCCAGCTCGGCCGCCTCAAGGACCAGGGCAAGCTCACGCCCGAGGCGGTGTCACTCGCCAAGCGCAACAACGTCTGGATCGCCCGCGAGTGCGCCCGGCTCGCCCGCGAGATCCACGGCGCCAACGGCATCGTCAACGAGTACCCGATCATGCGGCACCTGATGAACCTCGAGACGGTGTGGACCTACGAGGGCACGCACGACATCCACACCCTGGTCCTCGGCCAGTACCTCACGGGCATCCCGGCCTTCGACCCGCCAACCGAGTAG
- a CDS encoding protein kinase: protein MTTRDPAGGPDTVTWGGGHAAPAVDGLPPRWRLERPLGRGGQAEVWLARDTELDQWIALKVFRGGLDEAWRERMRREVRIGRELVHPGLVRVYELIEGEGSTAVAMEWVEGQTLTHRLTAGPLPIAGVIDLASQLLGVLAHLHERGILHRDVKPSNILLQLNGGVRLADLGLARPLAGAVDITRTEAAVGTPAYMSPEQLRGEPLTPASDLYGLGATLYHALTGGPPFEGESGFSVADGHLRAAIPNPRVRRPDCPRWLACFIRRLLEKRATDRWPNGAAAQAAFVSRRRLVSPRVWRRAAVATAGIGLVAWAVGLALDHRRGPTHSAHTSGDGVVVLDAAGKELWRTRFPGFTVQQSLVADLVGDREPDVALSLRSDGDPPAEPSQIQVFSRDRLIETIDVGGEALSRHPRQCSAFAAPQLAALDLAGDDHGVLCWLARNSCSYSSELGLADLHHGVVGPLFVNAGHLHSVAAGDVDGDGTPELVTIGINNLLGYQSAVAVLRAVPRPAGTAFLPSSSPDDLVTWRSGSARDGTVRPVIAYTLLGLFGGSPTIEIVGARHIVARTALRTVRLDAAGNPEGWPLFGQGPDARLRFWDELVDTCYEIEAGAERPVDRALAILDHHPEVLAEDPMHLGAVLLLSRSLSRAGEDPAAAAILLAAAVRRPDSADLWIRRATCEAAANDTGAALESLDTASRIGVRTSRTGEALYQMVRLSAFAGDGPRFEHAISQWSTKFTNSLGGSRHSSARALWAFFRGDWQDPSLTAAEAPDPGLPELRIAFAWAELARSGDAAPALARARELSARPELADLAALLEAEALACQGQLERAIALAAQAHTELERLGREELVYGLWAPLADHVAAKALAAQGRHAEATELSARAAAAAPACWFGQPPTTR, encoded by the coding sequence ATGACCACCAGAGATCCTGCTGGCGGCCCGGACACGGTCACCTGGGGCGGTGGCCACGCCGCCCCCGCGGTCGATGGCCTCCCGCCGCGCTGGCGCCTCGAGAGGCCGCTCGGCCGCGGCGGCCAGGCCGAGGTCTGGCTCGCCCGCGACACCGAGCTGGACCAGTGGATCGCACTCAAGGTCTTCCGCGGTGGGCTCGACGAGGCCTGGCGCGAGCGGATGCGGCGCGAGGTGCGGATCGGCCGCGAGCTCGTCCACCCCGGCCTCGTCCGCGTCTACGAACTCATCGAGGGCGAGGGCTCGACCGCGGTCGCTATGGAGTGGGTCGAGGGACAGACTCTCACCCACCGGCTGACCGCCGGCCCGCTGCCGATCGCCGGAGTCATCGACCTCGCGTCGCAGCTCCTCGGCGTGCTCGCCCACCTCCACGAGCGCGGCATTCTCCACCGCGACGTCAAGCCCTCCAACATCCTCCTCCAGCTCAACGGCGGAGTCCGCCTCGCCGACCTCGGCCTCGCCCGGCCGCTCGCTGGCGCGGTCGACATCACCCGCACCGAGGCCGCGGTGGGCACACCCGCCTACATGAGCCCGGAGCAGCTCCGGGGCGAACCGCTGACCCCAGCGTCGGACCTTTACGGCCTCGGCGCCACTCTCTACCACGCGCTGACCGGGGGCCCGCCCTTTGAAGGCGAGAGCGGCTTCTCGGTGGCGGACGGCCACTTGCGGGCGGCGATACCGAACCCGCGGGTTCGGCGGCCGGACTGCCCGCGCTGGCTCGCCTGTTTCATCCGCCGCCTGCTCGAGAAGCGTGCCACCGACCGGTGGCCGAACGGGGCCGCCGCACAGGCGGCGTTCGTGTCCCGCCGCCGGCTCGTGTCGCCGCGGGTCTGGCGTCGCGCTGCGGTGGCCACCGCCGGGATCGGGCTTGTCGCGTGGGCCGTGGGGTTGGCACTCGATCACCGGCGCGGGCCTACGCACTCGGCCCACACCTCCGGCGACGGGGTCGTGGTCCTCGATGCAGCGGGCAAGGAGCTCTGGCGCACCCGATTCCCCGGCTTCACGGTGCAGCAGTCACTGGTAGCCGACCTCGTCGGCGACCGCGAGCCGGACGTCGCATTGAGCCTTCGTAGCGACGGTGACCCGCCGGCCGAGCCGTCGCAGATTCAGGTGTTCTCGCGCGACCGCCTCATCGAGACTATCGACGTGGGGGGCGAGGCGCTCTCACGCCATCCCCGCCAGTGCAGCGCGTTTGCCGCTCCACAGCTCGCGGCCCTCGACCTGGCCGGCGACGACCACGGCGTGCTCTGCTGGCTGGCCAGGAACTCGTGCTCGTACTCGAGCGAGCTAGGCCTGGCCGACCTGCACCACGGGGTCGTCGGGCCGCTTTTCGTCAATGCCGGACACCTCCATTCCGTCGCTGCCGGCGACGTCGACGGCGACGGCACTCCCGAGCTGGTCACGATCGGCATCAACAACCTCCTCGGCTACCAGTCCGCCGTCGCGGTCCTGCGCGCGGTGCCACGGCCCGCAGGCACCGCCTTCCTGCCATCCTCTTCGCCTGACGATCTCGTAACCTGGAGATCCGGTTCGGCTCGGGACGGGACGGTCCGGCCCGTGATCGCGTACACGCTGCTGGGACTGTTCGGCGGCTCCCCCACGATCGAAATCGTCGGTGCCCGCCACATCGTGGCTCGCACTGCCCTGCGCACCGTGCGGCTCGACGCGGCCGGAAACCCCGAAGGCTGGCCGCTCTTCGGCCAGGGCCCCGACGCGCGGCTCCGCTTCTGGGACGAGCTCGTGGACACCTGCTACGAGATCGAGGCGGGGGCTGAGCGGCCGGTGGACCGCGCTCTCGCGATCCTCGACCACCACCCTGAGGTCCTCGCCGAGGACCCGATGCACCTCGGCGCCGTCCTCCTGCTGTCCCGCTCCCTGTCGCGCGCGGGAGAAGACCCGGCCGCAGCCGCGATCCTGCTGGCGGCCGCCGTACGCCGCCCCGACTCGGCGGATCTTTGGATCCGGCGCGCCACATGCGAGGCCGCTGCGAACGACACCGGCGCCGCACTGGAATCGCTCGACACCGCATCCCGAATCGGGGTGCGGACGTCGCGGACCGGCGAGGCGCTGTATCAAATGGTGAGGCTGTCGGCCTTCGCCGGCGACGGCCCGCGCTTCGAGCACGCCATCAGCCAGTGGAGCACGAAGTTCACGAACTCACTGGGCGGCAGCCGTCACTCGAGCGCCCGCGCCCTTTGGGCCTTCTTCCGCGGCGACTGGCAGGATCCGAGCCTCACTGCCGCCGAAGCGCCCGACCCGGGGCTCCCCGAGCTTCGCATCGCGTTCGCCTGGGCCGAGCTCGCGCGCTCAGGCGACGCGGCGCCGGCGCTTGCCCGCGCCCGCGAGCTCTCCGCTCGCCCCGAGCTCGCCGACCTCGCGGCCCTCCTCGAAGCCGAGGCCCTCGCCTGCCAGGGTCAGCTCGAGCGCGCAATCGCGCTCGCCGCCCAGGCGCACACCGAACTCGAACGCCTCGGCCGCGAGGAACTCGTCTACGGCCTCTGGGCGCCCCTCGCCGACCACGTTGCAGCGAAGGCCCTCGCAGCCCAGGGCCGCCACGCCGAGGCCACCGAGCTCTCAGCCCGCGCCGCCGCTGCCGCCCCGGCCTGCTGGTTCGGCCAGCCTCCGACCACCCGCTGA